The proteins below are encoded in one region of Bosea sp. BIWAKO-01:
- a CDS encoding NADP-dependent isocitrate dehydrogenase, which produces MSKIKVANPVVDMDGDEMTRIIWQKIKDTLIFPYLDLELDYYDLSVENRDATNDQVTIDAANATKKHGVAVKCATITPDEGRVKEFNLKQMWKSPNGTIRNILGGVIFREPIICKNVPRLVPGWTQPIVIGRHAYGDQYRATDFKFPGKGTLSIKFVGEDGAVIEKEVFKAPEAGVAMAMYNLDESIRDFARASLNYGLIRKYPVYLSTKNTILKTYDGRFKDIFEEIYQAEFKAEFDKLGITYEHRLIDDMVASAMKWSGGYVWACKNYDGDVQSDTVAQGFGSLGLMTSVLMTPDGKTVEAEAAHGTVTRHYREHQKGRETSTNSIASIFAWTRGLSHRAKLDNNAELAKFATLLEKVTVDTVEAGDMTKDLALLVGPDQKFLSTTGFLEKVSENMRKAMSA; this is translated from the coding sequence ATGAGCAAGATCAAGGTCGCCAATCCCGTCGTCGACATGGACGGCGACGAGATGACCCGCATCATCTGGCAGAAGATCAAGGACACGCTGATCTTCCCCTATCTCGACCTCGAGCTGGATTATTACGACCTGTCCGTCGAGAACCGCGACGCGACCAACGACCAGGTCACGATCGATGCCGCCAACGCCACCAAGAAGCATGGCGTCGCGGTGAAGTGCGCCACCATCACCCCGGACGAAGGCCGGGTGAAGGAGTTCAACCTCAAGCAGATGTGGAAGTCGCCGAACGGCACGATCCGCAACATTCTCGGCGGCGTGATCTTCCGCGAGCCGATCATCTGCAAGAACGTGCCGCGCCTCGTGCCGGGCTGGACGCAGCCGATCGTCATCGGCCGCCACGCCTATGGCGACCAGTACCGCGCCACCGATTTCAAGTTCCCCGGCAAGGGCACGCTCTCGATCAAGTTCGTCGGCGAAGATGGCGCCGTGATCGAGAAGGAGGTCTTCAAGGCTCCCGAGGCCGGCGTCGCCATGGCGATGTACAATCTCGACGAGTCGATCAGGGATTTCGCCCGCGCTTCGCTGAACTACGGCCTGATCCGCAAGTACCCGGTCTATCTCTCGACCAAGAACACCATCCTCAAGACCTATGACGGCCGCTTCAAGGATATCTTCGAGGAGATCTACCAGGCCGAGTTCAAGGCCGAATTCGATAAGCTCGGCATCACCTATGAGCACCGTCTGATCGACGACATGGTCGCCTCGGCGATGAAGTGGTCGGGCGGCTATGTCTGGGCCTGCAAGAACTACGATGGCGACGTGCAGTCCGACACCGTGGCTCAGGGTTTTGGTTCGCTCGGCCTGATGACCTCGGTGCTGATGACGCCGGATGGCAAGACCGTCGAGGCGGAAGCCGCCCACGGCACGGTGACGCGCCATTATCGCGAGCATCAGAAGGGTCGGGAGACCTCGACCAACTCGATCGCCTCGATCTTTGCCTGGACGCGTGGCCTCAGCCACCGCGCCAAGCTCGACAACAATGCCGAGCTCGCCAAGTTCGCGACGCTGCTCGAGAAGGTCACGGTCGACACTGTCGAGGCCGGCGACATGACCAAGGATCTGGCGCTGCTGGTCGGTCCCGACCAGAAGTTCCTCTCGACCACTGGTTTCCTCGAGAAGGTCAGCGAGAACATGCGCAAGGCGATGTCCGCCTGA
- a CDS encoding flagellin, which translates to MANTILSSGVRNNLLTLQQTTAQQSVIQNRLATGKKVNSAIDNPVNYFTSASLNDRSSQLTGLLDGISNGIQTIQSASKGIDGVTKLVQSLQSTVKQAQADAAQNRPTKAGTALANATEAAVTSKSLKDIALDKRIGSAGDTAVSTATPASAGDLGIDTTATPSLGISITVGTTTYTASFASANTTVRDVVNEINKSGLATAFVDEKGQLNVKGTGSETVAFGFGSGANGGAAITDAQAGGDNAAIGFSALDAVVGTSTITSSNVTSAVRSNLIQQFNDLREQIDKLAKDSSYNGINLLAGDRLSIVFNEKTGTNQTKLEIQGSTLSAANLGIDQAVNTQLAGFVNFQNDLDLEKATQSLTGALTSLKSLASTLGSNLSVAQTRQDFTKELVNTLKIGADNLVLADPNEEGASLLALNTRQQLSQTALSLANQADQGVLRLFG; encoded by the coding sequence ATGGCGAATACGATTCTTTCCAGCGGCGTGCGCAACAACCTCCTGACGCTGCAGCAGACCACCGCGCAGCAGAGCGTCATCCAGAATCGCCTCGCCACCGGCAAGAAGGTCAACTCGGCCATCGACAACCCGGTGAACTATTTCACCTCGGCCTCGCTGAACGACCGCTCCAGCCAGCTCACCGGCCTGCTCGACGGCATTTCCAACGGCATCCAGACCATTCAGTCGGCTTCGAAGGGCATCGACGGCGTCACCAAGCTGGTGCAGTCGCTGCAATCGACGGTGAAGCAGGCGCAGGCCGACGCGGCCCAAAACCGCCCGACCAAGGCCGGCACGGCTCTCGCCAACGCTACCGAAGCGGCAGTGACCAGCAAGAGCCTCAAGGATATCGCGCTCGACAAGCGTATTGGCAGCGCCGGCGATACGGCTGTTTCCACCGCGACCCCCGCCTCCGCCGGCGACCTCGGCATCGACACGACAGCAACGCCATCGCTCGGCATTTCGATCACTGTCGGCACCACCACCTACACAGCCTCCTTTGCGTCCGCGAACACGACTGTCCGGGATGTAGTTAACGAGATCAACAAGTCCGGGCTTGCCACAGCCTTCGTCGACGAGAAGGGCCAGCTCAACGTCAAGGGAACAGGCTCCGAAACCGTCGCCTTTGGCTTCGGCTCAGGCGCGAATGGTGGTGCTGCGATCACCGATGCCCAGGCAGGCGGAGACAACGCCGCGATCGGCTTCAGCGCGCTGGATGCCGTCGTCGGCACCTCGACGATCACCTCGTCGAACGTCACCTCCGCCGTCCGCTCCAACCTGATCCAGCAGTTCAACGACCTGCGCGAGCAGATCGACAAGCTCGCGAAGGATTCGAGCTATAATGGCATCAACCTGCTTGCAGGTGACCGCCTCTCGATCGTCTTCAACGAGAAGACCGGCACGAACCAGACCAAGCTGGAAATCCAGGGCTCGACGCTGAGCGCTGCCAATCTCGGCATCGACCAGGCCGTCAACACCCAGTTGGCTGGCTTCGTCAACTTCCAGAACGACCTCGACCTGGAGAAGGCGACCCAGTCCCTGACCGGCGCCCTGACCTCGCTGAAGTCGCTCGCCTCGACGCTCGGCTCGAATCTCTCGGTCGCCCAGACCCGCCAGGACTTCACCAAGGAACTGGTCAACACGCTCAAGATCGGTGCCGACAATCTCGTCCTGGCCGATCCGAACGAGGAAGGCGCCAGCCTGCTGGCACTGAACACGCGCCAGCAGCTTTCGCAGACCGCGCTCTCGCTGGCCAACCAGGCCGACCAGGGCGTGCTCCGGCTCTTCGGCTGA
- a CDS encoding flagellar assembly protein FliX, with protein sequence MIRIDPRTPVIGAGSASQTRRAGAASFSLPGREAATSTQGSTVSNAGSLDLLLAVQAEGDAQERKKRQARRGHDLLDGLDKLKAALLSGRVQIAELERLKTTLSLRRETTDDPRLDDVLAHIELRAAVELAKLGR encoded by the coding sequence ATGATCCGTATCGACCCGCGCACGCCCGTTATCGGGGCAGGCTCGGCCAGCCAGACCCGGCGGGCCGGTGCGGCGTCGTTCTCATTGCCCGGCCGCGAAGCCGCGACGTCGACGCAGGGCAGCACGGTCAGCAATGCGGGTTCGCTCGACCTCCTGCTCGCGGTCCAGGCCGAAGGCGATGCGCAGGAGCGCAAGAAGCGTCAGGCACGGCGCGGGCATGACCTGCTCGACGGGCTCGACAAGCTGAAGGCCGCGCTCCTCTCCGGCCGTGTCCAGATCGCCGAGCTGGAACGCCTCAAGACGACGCTCTCGTTGCGGCGCGAGACCACCGATGATCCGCGCCTCGACGATGTGCTGGCTCATATCGAGCTGCGGGCTGCGGTCGAGCTCGCCAAGCTCGGACGTTAG
- the flaF gene encoding flagellar biosynthesis regulator FlaF, with protein sequence MQHGFNAYASAARTAQSAVSPRELEASLLLKAAVRLQSVADDWLGRQRELDEALNYNRKLWTLLVSAVIAEDNPLPVEIKRNILGLANFIFNQTFRIAAKPAPESLAILIGINRDIAAGLRGR encoded by the coding sequence ATGCAACACGGGTTTAACGCGTACGCCTCTGCCGCCAGGACTGCCCAGTCTGCCGTCTCCCCTCGCGAACTCGAAGCATCCCTGCTCCTGAAAGCCGCCGTCCGGCTTCAGTCCGTCGCCGATGACTGGCTCGGCCGCCAGCGCGAGCTCGATGAGGCCCTGAACTACAACCGCAAACTCTGGACCCTGCTGGTCTCGGCCGTGATCGCCGAGGACAATCCGCTGCCGGTCGAGATCAAGCGCAATATTCTCGGCCTCGCCAATTTCATCTTCAACCAGACTTTCCGCATCGCCGCCAAACCGGCCCCGGAATCCCTGGCGATACTGATCGGCATCAACCGCGACATCGCTGCCGGCCTGCGAGGACGCTGA
- a CDS encoding 2,4'-dihydroxyacetophenone dioxygenase family protein, whose product MTNPNPMPVEASAEDRWTPYRHPQPKDSPPELIVPHVIPTDERVWVPVDDNVWFRPLLFCVTRGYWMNLLKVRRAGVLSRHRHPLPVHGYVLKGKWRYLEHDWVATEGAYVYEAPGETHTLVVDPDVEEMITMFQVNGAMIYVDPDGKCLGYDDVFTRLDKCRAHYAGNGLGADYADQFIR is encoded by the coding sequence ATGACCAATCCGAACCCCATGCCCGTCGAAGCGAGCGCCGAGGACCGTTGGACGCCCTATCGCCACCCTCAGCCGAAGGATTCCCCACCCGAACTGATCGTGCCCCATGTCATTCCAACCGACGAGCGGGTCTGGGTGCCCGTCGATGACAATGTCTGGTTCCGTCCACTGCTCTTCTGCGTGACACGTGGTTACTGGATGAACCTCCTGAAGGTGCGCCGCGCCGGCGTGCTCTCGCGCCACCGCCACCCCCTGCCCGTGCATGGCTATGTCCTCAAGGGAAAGTGGCGTTACCTGGAACACGACTGGGTGGCGACCGAGGGGGCCTATGTCTACGAGGCCCCGGGCGAGACCCACACGCTCGTCGTCGACCCTGACGTCGAAGAGATGATCACCATGTTCCAGGTCAATGGCGCGATGATCTATGTCGATCCCGACGGCAAGTGCCTGGGCTATGACGACGTCTTCACCCGCCTCGACAAATGCCGCGCGCATTACGCGGGCAACGGGCTTGGAGCGGATTACGCGGACCAGTTCATTCGCTGA
- a CDS encoding SDR family NAD(P)-dependent oxidoreductase: protein MTDTPVPKFALVTGGTRGIGAGAALSLAQAGYEVIATGLTDEEVAASPPHPAIRHARLDVTRDDQVAAIVALCPRIDALVNCAGMIQRGGKEFEIEAFRLTIEVNLTGSMRMCVAAKDKLAANGGAIVNIASMLTFHGSPFAPGYAASKGGIGQLTKSLAAAWAPEGIRVNAVAPGWIATELTRPLVEDAARSAPILARTPQGRWGEPSDVGGAIAFLLSDAARFVTGAILPVDGGYLAV from the coding sequence ATGACAGACACTCCCGTTCCCAAATTCGCTCTCGTAACCGGCGGTACACGCGGCATCGGCGCAGGCGCTGCGCTTTCGCTCGCTCAGGCCGGCTACGAGGTCATCGCCACCGGCCTCACCGATGAGGAGGTCGCGGCGTCCCCGCCTCACCCCGCGATCCGTCATGCCAGACTGGATGTGACCAGAGATGATCAGGTCGCGGCCATCGTCGCGCTCTGCCCCCGTATCGATGCGCTGGTGAACTGCGCCGGCATGATCCAGCGCGGCGGCAAGGAATTCGAGATCGAGGCCTTTCGCCTGACGATCGAGGTCAACCTTACGGGCTCGATGCGGATGTGCGTGGCGGCCAAGGACAAGCTCGCCGCCAATGGCGGGGCGATCGTCAACATCGCCTCCATGCTGACCTTCCACGGCTCGCCCTTCGCCCCGGGCTACGCCGCATCGAAGGGCGGTATCGGCCAGCTCACCAAGTCGCTCGCGGCCGCCTGGGCACCTGAAGGCATCCGCGTCAACGCCGTCGCTCCCGGCTGGATCGCGACCGAGTTGACCAGGCCTTTGGTCGAGGATGCTGCCCGTTCGGCGCCGATCCTGGCGCGTACACCGCAGGGTCGCTGGGGCGAACCCAGCGATGTCGGCGGCGCCATCGCCTTCCTGCTCTCGGATGCGGCCAGGTTCGTGACAGGTGCCATACTGCCCGTCGATGGCGGGTATCTCGCCGTCTGA
- a CDS encoding alpha/beta fold hydrolase, with product MRVVLALLMWMSAASLLSPANAQSDFYTATPAEIAGGRPGTLIRTEILNGTPDGASAYRMLYRSVGLDGQPIAVSGVAIVPPGPGPAGGRPVVAWAHPTTGVQPQCGPSRSGGIFQSIQGLRSMLARGYIVTATDYPGLGAAGVHPYLVGSSAARSVVDSVRAAGQLPSAAAGRRFTVWGHSQGGHAALFTGILAKRLAPELDLVGVAAAAPATELATLLSDDIDTDGGRNLTAMTLWSWTRVYKAPLNKIVSSEAIPVVDQLAADCLESLTDIFSRLRPTKALERRFLVDNAFAEQQPWRSLLSRNTPGLLPRSVPVYIAQGTSDTLVRPQVTRDYADKLCRAGSAVQFDALSGVGHLLAARDSADAAIAWMDQRFKGVTPPSVCAPSQ from the coding sequence ATGCGTGTCGTCCTCGCCCTGCTGATGTGGATGTCGGCGGCCAGCCTCCTCTCGCCAGCCAACGCGCAATCGGACTTCTATACGGCGACGCCTGCCGAAATCGCCGGAGGGCGCCCCGGAACACTGATCCGGACCGAGATTCTGAACGGAACGCCCGACGGCGCCAGCGCCTACCGGATGCTCTATCGCTCGGTCGGTCTCGATGGACAGCCGATCGCGGTATCCGGCGTCGCGATCGTCCCGCCCGGCCCCGGCCCGGCCGGGGGACGCCCGGTCGTCGCCTGGGCGCACCCGACGACCGGGGTCCAGCCGCAATGCGGACCGTCGCGCTCCGGCGGCATCTTCCAATCCATTCAGGGCCTGCGTTCGATGCTCGCGCGTGGCTACATCGTCACGGCGACGGACTATCCCGGCCTGGGCGCAGCGGGGGTCCATCCCTATCTGGTCGGCTCCAGCGCGGCCCGCTCCGTAGTCGACTCGGTGCGCGCAGCCGGCCAGCTCCCCAGTGCCGCCGCCGGGCGGCGCTTCACCGTCTGGGGCCATTCGCAGGGGGGGCACGCGGCGCTGTTCACCGGTATCCTGGCGAAGCGCCTGGCGCCCGAACTCGACCTCGTCGGTGTCGCCGCCGCAGCGCCCGCGACCGAACTCGCCACATTGCTGTCCGACGACATCGACACGGATGGCGGCCGGAACCTGACGGCAATGACCTTGTGGTCCTGGACGCGTGTCTACAAGGCGCCCCTGAACAAGATCGTCAGTTCGGAAGCGATCCCGGTGGTCGATCAGTTGGCCGCAGATTGCTTGGAGAGCCTGACGGACATCTTCAGCAGGCTGCGCCCGACCAAGGCGCTGGAGCGCCGCTTCCTCGTCGACAACGCCTTTGCTGAGCAGCAGCCTTGGCGCTCGCTTCTCAGCCGCAATACCCCCGGCCTCCTGCCGCGCAGCGTCCCGGTCTATATCGCGCAGGGCACGAGCGACACGCTCGTCCGGCCCCAGGTGACACGCGACTACGCAGACAAGCTCTGTCGCGCCGGCAGCGCGGTGCAATTCGATGCGTTGTCGGGCGTCGGCCATCTCCTGGCTGCGCGTGACAGCGCCGACGCGGCGATCGCCTGGATGGATCAGCGCTTCAAGGGCGTGACGCCGCCGAGCGTTTGCGCCCCGTCGCAGTAA
- a CDS encoding rod-binding protein, with protein sequence MTAVLALPAAKLALGVAGSLVNGLANALDPAKAKAKKQADEFETVFLEQVTDKLMASSETEGPLGENGTGGGVYRTMLTQEYARNLQRAGGIGLSDPIMRSLLQVQEQATAAATTGAPRVAG encoded by the coding sequence ATGACCGCCGTACTCGCCCTCCCCGCCGCGAAACTGGCGCTCGGCGTTGCCGGAAGCCTGGTCAACGGCCTGGCAAACGCTCTCGATCCCGCCAAGGCGAAGGCCAAGAAGCAGGCCGACGAATTCGAGACCGTCTTCCTCGAACAGGTCACGGACAAGCTGATGGCCTCCAGCGAGACCGAGGGACCGCTTGGCGAGAACGGCACCGGCGGCGGTGTTTATCGCACGATGCTGACCCAGGAATATGCCCGCAATCTGCAGCGCGCCGGTGGCATCGGCCTGTCCGATCCGATCATGCGCAGCCTGCTGCAGGTCCAGGAACAGGCCACCGCGGCGGCAACGACCGGAGCTCCCCGTGTCGCTGGCTAG
- a CDS encoding flagellar basal body P-ring protein FlgI, whose translation MVRLPSLKRLVMPLAALLAIGLSWATEPAQALSRIKDLAAVEGVRSNQILGYGIVVGLNGTGDTLNNAPFTKQSLQAMLERLGVNTRGANMRTANVAAVMVTANLPPFATQGTRLDVTVSALGDAKSLQGGTLLATPLLGADGEVYAVSQGPVAISGFSAEGDAAKITRGVPTVGRIANGGLVEREIDFALNKLKTLRLSLRNPDFTTARRVAAAINDFLGGDAAEPTDPSTVVLQIPPRFQGNMIRMLTEIEQLRVEPDQLARIVIDERSGIIVMGKDVRVSTVAVAQGNLTVTISEQPEVSQPEPFARGRTTVVPRTNVKVDTEGGNKLALVKESVTLAELVDGLNALGIGPRDMISILQAIKAAGALQAEIEVM comes from the coding sequence ATGGTTCGCCTGCCCTCCCTGAAACGCCTTGTGATGCCGCTGGCCGCGCTGCTGGCCATCGGTTTGTCCTGGGCGACCGAGCCGGCGCAGGCCCTCTCCCGCATCAAGGATCTCGCCGCCGTCGAAGGCGTGCGCAGCAACCAGATCCTCGGCTACGGTATCGTCGTCGGCCTTAACGGTACCGGCGACACGCTGAACAATGCCCCCTTCACCAAGCAATCGCTGCAGGCGATGCTGGAGCGGCTCGGCGTCAACACGCGCGGCGCCAATATGCGCACCGCCAATGTCGCCGCCGTGATGGTGACTGCGAACCTGCCGCCCTTCGCCACTCAGGGCACCCGCCTCGATGTCACGGTCTCCGCGCTCGGTGACGCCAAGTCGCTGCAGGGCGGCACATTGCTCGCAACGCCGCTGCTCGGCGCCGATGGCGAGGTCTATGCCGTCTCGCAGGGGCCGGTCGCGATCTCCGGCTTCTCGGCCGAGGGCGACGCCGCAAAGATCACGCGCGGCGTGCCGACGGTCGGCCGCATCGCCAATGGCGGCCTGGTCGAACGCGAGATCGACTTCGCACTGAACAAGCTGAAGACGCTGCGGCTCTCGCTGCGCAACCCGGACTTCACGACGGCGCGCCGCGTCGCCGCGGCGATCAATGACTTCCTCGGTGGCGATGCGGCGGAACCGACCGATCCCTCGACTGTCGTGCTGCAGATTCCGCCGCGCTTCCAGGGCAACATGATCCGCATGCTGACCGAGATCGAGCAGCTGCGGGTCGAGCCCGACCAGCTCGCCCGCATCGTCATCGACGAGCGCTCCGGCATCATCGTCATGGGCAAGGATGTCCGCGTCTCCACCGTCGCCGTCGCGCAAGGCAACCTGACCGTGACGATCAGCGAACAGCCGGAAGTCAGCCAGCCCGAACCCTTCGCCCGTGGTCGCACCACGGTCGTGCCCCGCACCAACGTCAAGGTCGACACCGAAGGCGGCAACAAGCTCGCCCTCGTCAAGGAGAGTGTGACGCTCGCCGAGCTCGTCGACGGACTGAACGCCCTCGGAATCGGCCCCCGCGACATGATCTCCATCCTTCAGGCGATCAAGGCCGCCGGCGCCCTCCAGGCAGAAATCGAGGTGATGTAA
- the flbT gene encoding flagellar biosynthesis repressor FlbT — MALKVELKPNERIIIGQVVIRNDEQRTRFFIEGEAPILREKDILTAASAATPAKKIYLAIQLMYLAQDPTHEHETYFALVRDFMKAAPSSLPHMTEINNRILSGDLYKALKAAKQLIAYEAELIENATRV, encoded by the coding sequence ATGGCTCTCAAAGTCGAGCTCAAGCCGAACGAGCGCATCATCATCGGCCAGGTGGTGATCCGCAACGACGAGCAGCGCACGCGCTTCTTCATCGAAGGCGAGGCGCCGATCCTGCGCGAGAAGGATATTCTCACCGCCGCCAGCGCCGCCACGCCGGCGAAGAAGATCTACCTCGCGATCCAGCTGATGTATCTGGCGCAGGACCCGACGCATGAGCACGAAACCTATTTCGCGCTTGTCCGCGACTTCATGAAGGCTGCACCGAGTTCCCTGCCGCATATGACCGAGATCAATAACCGCATCTTAAGCGGCGATCTGTACAAAGCCCTCAAGGCAGCAAAGCAGCTGATCGCGTACGAAGCGGAACTTATCGAGAATGCAACACGGGTTTAA
- a CDS encoding flagellin: MAITLSSAVRNSVATLQQTAAAAQATQYKLATGKKVNTAVDNPVNYFTAQSLNERSGQLKGLLDGISNGIQTIQAASKGIDGITKLVSSLQSTVKQAQADAAQNRPTVVGTGTTLAGAAEAVATSKSLKDIALDKRIGSAGDTAVSAATAGSAGDLGIDTTAAPSLTIQLTTGTPASPTSTTNVSIALTANTTVRDVVNAINGSGVATAFVDEKGLLNVKGTGSETLGVGIGTGADATASTTAASTGAGNAAFGLAAADRTTGGVSSGVTSAVRSNLIQQYNDLRTQIDELAKDSGFNGVNLLAGDKVSIQFNEKTGKNQSKLEIQGSTLTSDNLGIVQAGNTQLAGFTNFQNDADLEGATKALTGALTSLKSLASGFGANLSVAQTRQDFTKDLAGVLAAGADSLVNADANEEAANLLSLQTRQQLSQTALSMASQGDQAVLRLF; encoded by the coding sequence ATGGCTATTACGCTCTCTTCGGCTGTCCGCAATTCGGTCGCCACTCTCCAGCAGACCGCTGCCGCCGCCCAGGCCACCCAGTACAAGCTGGCCACCGGCAAGAAGGTCAACACCGCGGTCGACAACCCGGTCAATTATTTCACCGCCCAGTCGTTGAACGAGCGCTCGGGACAGCTCAAGGGTCTGCTCGACGGCATCTCGAACGGCATCCAGACCATTCAGGCTGCCTCGAAGGGCATCGATGGCATCACCAAATTGGTCTCGTCGCTGCAGTCCACTGTGAAGCAGGCTCAGGCCGACGCCGCTCAGAACCGTCCGACGGTCGTCGGCACCGGCACCACGCTCGCCGGCGCAGCAGAAGCTGTTGCGACGAGCAAGAGCCTGAAGGATATCGCACTCGACAAGCGCATCGGCAGCGCCGGCGATACGGCGGTCTCTGCAGCCACTGCCGGCAGCGCCGGCGACCTGGGTATCGACACCACGGCCGCTCCCTCGCTGACCATCCAGCTCACGACTGGCACGCCAGCCTCCCCAACTTCGACGACCAACGTTTCGATCGCCCTGACGGCCAACACCACTGTTCGCGATGTGGTCAACGCCATCAATGGTTCGGGTGTCGCTACTGCCTTCGTCGACGAAAAGGGCCTGCTGAACGTCAAGGGAACCGGTTCTGAGACACTGGGCGTTGGCATTGGCACCGGTGCCGATGCCACGGCCTCGACCACCGCAGCCTCGACCGGCGCTGGCAATGCTGCCTTCGGTCTCGCAGCGGCTGATCGCACCACCGGCGGCGTCTCATCTGGCGTGACTTCGGCGGTTCGCTCGAACCTCATCCAGCAGTATAATGACCTGCGCACGCAGATCGACGAACTGGCCAAAGATTCAGGCTTCAACGGCGTCAACCTGCTGGCCGGCGACAAGGTCTCGATCCAGTTCAACGAAAAGACCGGCAAGAACCAGTCCAAGCTGGAGATTCAGGGCTCGACGCTGACCTCCGACAACCTTGGCATCGTCCAGGCCGGCAACACCCAACTCGCCGGCTTCACCAACTTTCAGAACGACGCCGATCTGGAAGGCGCGACCAAGGCCCTGACTGGCGCCTTGACCTCGCTGAAGTCGCTCGCTTCGGGCTTTGGTGCGAACCTTTCGGTGGCGCAGACCCGCCAGGACTTCACCAAGGACCTCGCCGGCGTGCTGGCGGCTGGTGCCGATAGCCTCGTCAATGCCGACGCGAACGAAGAGGCCGCCAACCTGCTCTCGCTGCAGACCCGTCAGCAGCTCTCGCAGACCGCCCTCTCCATGGCCTCGCAGGGCGACCAGGCGGTCCTGCGCCTGTTCTGA